TTCGATTCTATTATGTCTTTTAAAGTAGGTAAATCTAGAATTTCTGAGCTTATATAATGAATCTCTGGCATGTGCTGGTTGGTTTGTATTGCAAAAATACCAATTTATAATGAAGGATTATACAAATATATTTAACTCAAAAATTATATTGTATTTTAGCCTACTTTTTAAACCTAAAACATGAAAAAAATAGTATTTCTTTTGGCTGCATTGGTGATAATTTCTTGCAATAAGGAAGAAAAAAAACCTGAATATGTTATCATAAACGGTACAGTCCAAAACAGTAATTTGGAAACGGCAATGGTACGGGGGAACGATTTTGAAGTTGAAATTCCAATATCGGAAGCCGGAACCTTCACCGATACTTTACGTATTAAGACCGATGGAATGTACGATCTTTTTATAGGGAGAGAACGCACCCCTACCTATCTTGAAAAAGGAGCAAACCTTTCAGTGACTGTAGACCTTCAGGAGTTTGATGAAACAATTTCTTATTCGGGAGATTTGGCTGTTGAAAACAATTATCTGGCCGCCAAATATTTACTTTCTGAAAAAGAAAAGCCCTTTCAGGAAGTTTATTCTCTGAATGAAGCAGAATTTATGGCCGAAGCAAATGCCATCGATAAGGGATATCGAGATTTATTATCCGGTACAGAAGGTATTTCTGAAACATTTTCAAAAATGGAATCTCAAAATCTCGACTATGCCCATGTCATGAATCTGGAAAACTATCAGCAATACAACCGCTATTTCACCGGGAATAAAGAATTTTCAGTCTCAGAAAAGTATTATGATTACACCAAGAATGTGAATTTCTCGGACACAACGGCTTTTAGAGCATCAAATGCATATCAACGAATGCTGGATACACATTTTAGCCGCTTGGTTAGTGAGGCTTCCGAAGGTCGGGAAGATTTCAATATTTCAAAAGCCTATTTAACTACCGTAAATGAAGCCTTGCCTAACGGCTATGCAAAAGATCAGTTAATGTACGATTATTTGCAATTTGGGCTTAGGCCGGACGCTTCTTTGGATGAAGTATATGCATTGTATAAGAACAGTAACCCCGGTGTCGAAAATCTAAATAAGGTAACCGAGCGATATAATAAGTTGAAACCTTTGCAACCCGGGAACGTCTCCCCTACCTTCGACTATGAAAATTTTATGGGAGGAACCACCAAATTAGAAAATCTTAGCGGTAAATATGTTTATATAGATGTCTGGGCTACCTGGTGCGGTCCTTGTATTCGCGAAATTCCTGCCCTTAAAGAGGTAGAAGCTGCCTATCACGGTAAAAATATTGCTTTTGTTAGCATTTCCATAGACGTACCAAACGATTACGATAAATGGAAAGCCATGGTCGTGGAGAAAGAACTTGGTGGCATACAGTTAATGGCGGACAATAATTGGAAATCGAAATTTGTTGAAGAATACGGGATATTAGGAATTCCCCGCTTTATATTAATAGATCCACAAGGAAAAATTGTTGATGCAGACGCACCACGACCTTCAGATGCCAAGTTGCGCAGTATGTTGGATAAAATGATTTAAAACAACAACATAATAATTAAAACGAAAAGCTCCTGTACGGGAGCTTTTTTTATTGCTGTTCTTCTTCTGCTTGGGGCTGTGGAGCAGGATCTTGCTCGAATAAAGCCAGATAAGCATTTCCAAGATTAGCAGTTACATCTCCTGCGATCATTGCCTCGAGTCCCATCGATTGGGCTGCGATGTTTCCAGCGCTACCGTGCAAATACACTCCAAAAACGGCCGCCAATAAAGAATCATACCCCTGAGAAAGCAATCCGGTAATAACCCCTGCCAATACGTCGCCGCTACCGGCCGTAGCCATTCCGGGGTTTCCGGTTGAATTGATATACAATTTGTTATTAAACACAGTGATTGTATTCGCTCCTTTCAAAACAAGTACCGCCTCGTGTTTGTTTGCAAATTTTTTAGCCTTTTCCAATTTATTGTAGTCGTTCTTCCAGCTTCCTATTAAACGCTTCAACTCTCCTTCATGGGGTGTTAGGATGGATAGCTTTGGAAGGACTTTAAGCAGCGAAGTATTTTCCGAAATACAATTTAGTGCGTCGGCGTCGATCACCATGGGT
This genomic stretch from Ulvibacter sp. MAR_2010_11 harbors:
- a CDS encoding TlpA disulfide reductase family protein; amino-acid sequence: MKKIVFLLAALVIISCNKEEKKPEYVIINGTVQNSNLETAMVRGNDFEVEIPISEAGTFTDTLRIKTDGMYDLFIGRERTPTYLEKGANLSVTVDLQEFDETISYSGDLAVENNYLAAKYLLSEKEKPFQEVYSLNEAEFMAEANAIDKGYRDLLSGTEGISETFSKMESQNLDYAHVMNLENYQQYNRYFTGNKEFSVSEKYYDYTKNVNFSDTTAFRASNAYQRMLDTHFSRLVSEASEGREDFNISKAYLTTVNEALPNGYAKDQLMYDYLQFGLRPDASLDEVYALYKNSNPGVENLNKVTERYNKLKPLQPGNVSPTFDYENFMGGTTKLENLSGKYVYIDVWATWCGPCIREIPALKEVEAAYHGKNIAFVSISIDVPNDYDKWKAMVVEKELGGIQLMADNNWKSKFVEEYGILGIPRFILIDPQGKIVDADAPRPSDAKLRSMLDKMI